A DNA window from Acidobacteriota bacterium contains the following coding sequences:
- the cysD gene encoding sulfate adenylyltransferase subunit CysD: MTLDVLESESIEILREAVAGAERPVLLYSIGKDSSVLLHLARKAFHPSPPPFPLLHVDTTWKFRDMYAHRERVMREAGMRLLVHRNEAGLAAGVNPFTHGSGPYTDVMKTEALRQALDAHRFDVIFGGARRDEEASRAKERICSFRAAGHRWDPKAQRPELWAIYNMRIRPGESMRVFPLSNWTEIDVWRYLEREAIPVVPLYFAAERPVVHRGGTLVMVDDERFPLAPGEQPERRWVRFRTLGCYPLSGAIESRATTIAAIIAETVAAAFSERQGRLIDSDQPSSMEKKKREGYF, translated from the coding sequence ATGACGCTCGACGTCCTGGAATCGGAGAGCATCGAGATCCTGCGTGAAGCCGTGGCCGGCGCCGAGCGACCGGTCCTGCTGTATTCCATCGGCAAGGATTCGTCGGTGCTGCTGCACCTGGCCCGCAAGGCGTTCCATCCCTCGCCACCGCCGTTTCCCTTGCTGCATGTCGACACCACGTGGAAATTCCGGGACATGTACGCGCACCGCGAACGCGTGATGCGCGAAGCCGGCATGCGCCTCCTCGTGCACCGCAATGAGGCCGGCCTGGCCGCCGGGGTGAATCCCTTTACGCACGGCTCGGGCCCCTACACCGACGTGATGAAGACCGAGGCCCTCAGGCAGGCGCTCGATGCCCACCGCTTCGACGTCATCTTTGGCGGCGCCCGCCGCGACGAGGAGGCCTCGCGGGCCAAGGAGCGCATTTGCTCGTTCCGGGCGGCGGGCCACCGGTGGGATCCGAAGGCGCAGCGCCCGGAACTCTGGGCCATCTACAACATGCGCATCCGCCCCGGTGAGTCGATGCGGGTGTTCCCGCTGTCGAACTGGACCGAGATCGACGTCTGGCGCTACCTCGAGCGCGAGGCCATTCCGGTGGTCCCCCTCTACTTCGCCGCCGAACGGCCGGTCGTGCATCGCGGCGGGACTCTCGTGATGGTGGACGACGAGCGGTTTCCGCTCGCACCCGGCGAGCAGCCCGAACGCCGATGGGTGCGGTTCCGAACGCTGGGGTGCTACCCGTTGAGCGGCGCCATCGAGAGCCGCGCCACCACGATCGCGGCGATCATCGCCGAGACGGTGGCGGCGGCGTTTTCCGAGCGACAGGGCCGGCTGATCGACAGCGACCAACCGTCATCCATGGAGAAGAAGAAACGGGAGGGATACTTCTGA
- a CDS encoding MATE family efflux transporter, with protein MLRLAAPVVMAELGWMAMGVVDTLMVGPLGPEAISAVGVGAAMHIAFAVFGMGVLLGLDTLVSQAFGARDIRDCHRWLFDGLTLAALMTIPIMLACGVLAYSIPSLGFHPAVAPPLQSYFIVLIWSTPFLLGYAACRRYLQGMHLVKPVMFALISANVFNAVMDWLLIYGNLGFPRLEVAGAAWATLLSRIYMFAALLVAIWWADSRHGHESLWKVPRLVDPARLKRLLKLGLPAASQVLAEVGVFALATALAGTLDPISAASHQIALNLAGIAFMIPLGVGSAGAVRVGHAVGAGDPVRAAAAGWTAIMLGVVFMLSSGALFVAIPRTLIGLFSTDPAVLSAGTSLLYLAAVFQLFDGLQGVITGTLRGIGDTRTPMLVNLAAHWLLGLPVSYTLCFVIGWGVWGLWVGLSLGLIVTGTILLWVWARKIHDYRVAHEL; from the coding sequence ATGCTCCGCCTCGCCGCCCCGGTGGTGATGGCCGAGCTTGGCTGGATGGCCATGGGCGTGGTCGACACCTTGATGGTCGGGCCGCTCGGTCCCGAGGCGATCAGCGCCGTCGGCGTCGGCGCGGCCATGCACATTGCGTTCGCGGTGTTCGGCATGGGCGTGCTGCTCGGCCTCGACACGCTGGTGTCGCAGGCGTTCGGCGCCCGTGACATCCGCGACTGCCACCGCTGGCTGTTCGATGGCCTGACCCTCGCCGCCCTGATGACCATCCCGATCATGCTGGCCTGCGGCGTGCTGGCGTATTCGATTCCGTCGCTCGGCTTTCACCCCGCCGTGGCGCCGCCGCTCCAGTCGTACTTCATCGTGCTGATCTGGAGCACCCCGTTCCTGCTGGGCTACGCCGCTTGCCGGCGCTACCTGCAGGGCATGCACCTGGTGAAGCCGGTGATGTTCGCGCTGATCTCGGCGAACGTCTTCAATGCCGTCATGGACTGGCTGCTGATCTACGGCAACCTCGGGTTCCCGCGTCTCGAGGTGGCCGGCGCGGCCTGGGCGACGCTGCTGTCGCGCATCTACATGTTTGCGGCGTTGCTGGTCGCGATCTGGTGGGCCGACTCGCGGCATGGGCACGAGAGCCTGTGGAAGGTGCCTCGCCTTGTTGATCCCGCGCGGCTCAAGCGGTTGCTCAAGCTCGGTCTGCCGGCCGCCTCGCAGGTGCTCGCGGAGGTCGGGGTGTTCGCCCTGGCCACCGCCCTCGCCGGCACGCTCGATCCCATCTCGGCGGCGTCGCACCAGATCGCGCTCAACCTGGCCGGCATCGCGTTCATGATCCCGCTCGGCGTGGGCTCGGCCGGCGCCGTCCGCGTTGGCCATGCGGTCGGCGCGGGCGATCCCGTGCGCGCGGCAGCCGCTGGATGGACCGCCATCATGCTGGGCGTCGTGTTCATGCTGAGTTCGGGCGCGTTGTTTGTCGCCATCCCGCGCACGTTGATCGGGCTCTTCAGCACCGACCCGGCAGTGCTCAGCGCGGGCACGTCACTGCTTTATCTCGCCGCCGTGTTTCAGCTCTTCGACGGTCTCCAGGGCGTGATCACCGGCACGCTGCGGGGAATCGGCGACACGCGCACACCCATGCTCGTCAACCTGGCGGCGCACTGGTTGCTGGGGTTGCCCGTGAGCTATACGCTCTGCTTCGTGATCGGCTGGGGGGTGTGGGGCCTCTGGGTGGGCCTGTCGCTGGGGCTGATCGTCACCGGCACCATCCTCCTCTGGGTCTGGGCGCGGAAGATCCATGACTATCGAGTGGCCCATGAACTGTGA
- a CDS encoding PQQ-binding-like beta-propeller repeat protein, translating to MQMRVAVTLATLFIAAASLSADTWPHWRGPAASGIATGPIPATWSATQNVAWSTPLEGTGVSSPVVSANRVFVTSQAGDGRRQDGRHPTLAQGVDPAAAGEGTLARRTKRDAVAFIVEAFDRASGKRLWIHETPAEGELPPVHDKHNLSSASPVTDGERVYAWFGTGQLVALDVSGKQLWQRNLARDYAPFEINWGHASSPVLFNDSLILLCYHEQLSYLLALDKRTGAVKWKVDQPAGNASWSSPVVITGPSGPELIVNSSTGVESFNPATGASLWHYPEVNRFPIPVAMEDKGMLYLSRGYRSSPYMAIRLGGKGDITASHVAWRVPTGGPYVSSLIHYQGVVYMSGENGILSAVDAATGQRLWQERVGGVFTASPIAGDGKVYFVSETGETIVLKAGRTFEVLSRNKLDGHFVASPAAAAGRLYLRADDRIYAVGQ from the coding sequence ATGCAGATGCGCGTTGCCGTCACCCTCGCCACCTTGTTCATTGCCGCCGCTTCGCTGTCGGCCGACACCTGGCCGCATTGGCGCGGACCGGCGGCCAGCGGGATTGCGACCGGTCCTATTCCGGCGACGTGGAGCGCCACGCAGAACGTGGCCTGGTCAACGCCGCTCGAGGGCACGGGCGTGTCATCACCGGTGGTGTCGGCCAACCGCGTGTTCGTTACGTCGCAGGCCGGCGACGGCCGCCGCCAGGACGGCCGCCACCCGACCCTGGCGCAAGGCGTCGATCCTGCCGCTGCGGGCGAGGGCACTCTTGCGCGACGGACCAAACGTGACGCGGTGGCCTTTATCGTCGAGGCGTTCGACCGCGCCAGCGGCAAGCGGCTGTGGATCCACGAGACGCCGGCCGAGGGCGAGCTGCCGCCCGTGCACGACAAGCACAACCTGTCGAGCGCCAGCCCGGTGACCGACGGCGAGCGCGTCTACGCGTGGTTTGGCACCGGCCAGCTGGTCGCCCTCGACGTCTCGGGCAAGCAGCTGTGGCAGCGCAACCTCGCGCGCGACTACGCGCCCTTCGAGATCAACTGGGGGCACGCCAGCTCGCCGGTCCTGTTCAACGACTCGCTGATCCTGCTCTGTTACCACGAGCAGCTGTCGTATCTGCTGGCCCTCGACAAGCGCACCGGCGCGGTGAAGTGGAAAGTCGACCAGCCCGCCGGCAACGCCTCGTGGAGCTCACCGGTGGTGATCACCGGTCCCTCGGGACCTGAACTGATCGTCAACTCCAGCACCGGCGTGGAATCGTTCAACCCGGCGACCGGCGCGTCACTGTGGCACTACCCCGAGGTCAACCGCTTTCCGATCCCGGTGGCGATGGAAGACAAGGGCATGCTGTACCTCAGCCGCGGCTATCGCAGCAGCCCGTACATGGCGATTCGGTTGGGTGGCAAGGGCGACATCACCGCCAGCCATGTCGCCTGGCGCGTGCCGACGGGCGGACCGTACGTGTCGTCGCTCATTCACTACCAGGGCGTGGTCTACATGAGCGGCGAGAACGGGATCCTGTCCGCTGTGGATGCCGCAACCGGCCAGCGCCTGTGGCAGGAAAGGGTCGGCGGCGTCTTCACCGCGTCGCCGATCGCCGGCGACGGCAAGGTCTACTTCGTCAGCGAGACGGGCGAGACGATCGTGCTCAAGGCCGGCCGGACCTTCGAGGTGCTGTCGCGCAACAAGCTCGACGGCCACTTCGTCGCGTCACCGGCCGCCGCGGCAGGCAGGCTCTATCTGCGCGCGGACGACCGTATCTACGCTGTCGGACAGTAA
- a CDS encoding M20/M25/M40 family metallo-hydrolase — protein sequence MRYLTFALTFAIAALSVVTPTAQEKIDKDIQWKIRREATDNSQILRTLHFLTDVYGPRLTGSPNLKASQEWVVAETTKWGLKNAKLEPWNFGHPGWANEKLSVHVTAPVKDSLVAEALAWTPGTAGAVTAQAVQLIVPNQPTKDVLTRFFDDHRAKVKGKFVMVGAAADVRVAILTPPKRREDNDVRAQYDPVNPTGGGFPGGGGPGGPANPNIVPAAQVAEQLDQFLVAAGAAGRVNDAGREHGQIRAFNNRTFDIAKAVPTVVMRNEDYGRLSRLMAGGATVELEMNIVNRSYPEGATQYNVVAEIPGTDKAHEIVMLGGHIDSWHSATGATDNAIGCATMLEAIRILNAIGVKPRRTIRVALWGGEEQGLLGSQAYVKEHFGMVENPKPGHANFAGYFNIDSGTGRARGMSVFGPAEAAAILRQATKSFEDNGFFGVNATQSRRRGGTDSTSFNEAGLPGIGIQQDPIEYNSHTWHTNLDTYERVIEDDARQSAMVIAAAVYHLAMRDEMLPRLPKDKMPPLPTP from the coding sequence ATGCGTTACCTCACATTTGCCCTGACGTTTGCCATCGCGGCCCTGTCGGTTGTCACACCAACCGCGCAAGAGAAGATCGACAAAGACATCCAGTGGAAGATTCGCCGCGAAGCCACGGACAACTCCCAGATTCTCCGCACCCTGCACTTTCTGACCGACGTCTACGGGCCGCGCCTGACCGGCTCGCCCAACCTGAAGGCCTCGCAGGAATGGGTCGTCGCGGAAACGACCAAGTGGGGCTTGAAGAACGCCAAGCTCGAGCCGTGGAACTTCGGGCATCCCGGCTGGGCGAACGAAAAGCTGTCGGTCCACGTGACCGCTCCGGTGAAAGACTCGCTGGTAGCCGAAGCGCTGGCGTGGACGCCTGGCACCGCCGGCGCCGTCACCGCGCAGGCCGTGCAGTTGATCGTCCCGAACCAGCCAACCAAGGACGTGCTGACGAGGTTCTTTGACGACCACCGCGCGAAGGTGAAGGGCAAGTTCGTGATGGTGGGCGCGGCCGCGGACGTGCGCGTCGCCATCCTCACGCCGCCGAAGCGCCGCGAAGATAACGACGTGCGCGCGCAGTACGATCCGGTCAACCCCACCGGCGGCGGCTTCCCCGGCGGCGGTGGCCCGGGCGGTCCGGCCAATCCCAACATCGTGCCGGCCGCCCAGGTCGCCGAGCAACTGGATCAGTTCCTGGTCGCGGCCGGTGCCGCCGGCCGCGTCAACGACGCCGGCCGTGAGCACGGCCAGATCCGCGCCTTCAACAACCGCACCTTCGACATCGCCAAGGCCGTGCCCACGGTGGTGATGCGCAACGAAGACTACGGCCGCCTCTCGCGGTTGATGGCCGGCGGCGCCACCGTCGAACTCGAGATGAACATTGTCAATCGCAGCTACCCCGAAGGCGCCACGCAGTACAACGTCGTCGCCGAAATTCCTGGCACCGACAAGGCGCACGAAATAGTGATGCTGGGCGGCCACATCGACTCGTGGCACTCGGCGACCGGCGCCACCGACAACGCGATTGGCTGCGCGACCATGCTCGAGGCCATCCGCATCCTGAACGCCATCGGCGTGAAGCCGCGCCGCACCATTCGGGTTGCCCTGTGGGGCGGCGAGGAGCAGGGCTTGCTCGGCTCGCAGGCTTACGTGAAGGAACACTTCGGCATGGTCGAGAATCCGAAGCCGGGGCACGCCAACTTCGCCGGCTACTTCAACATCGATTCAGGCACCGGGCGCGCCCGCGGCATGTCGGTGTTCGGTCCGGCCGAAGCGGCCGCGATTCTGCGCCAGGCGACCAAGTCTTTCGAAGACAACGGCTTCTTCGGCGTCAACGCCACGCAGAGCCGCCGCCGCGGCGGCACGGACTCGACGTCGTTCAATGAAGCGGGCCTGCCCGGCATCGGCATCCAGCAGGATCCAATCGAGTACAACTCGCACACGTGGCACACCAACCTCGACACCTACGAGCGCGTTATTGAAGACGATGCGAGGCAGTCGGCGATGGTGATTGCGGCGGCGGTGTACCACCTGGCGATGCGCGACGAGATGCTGCCCCGCCTGCCGAAAGACAAGATGCCGCCCCTGCCGACACCCTAA
- a CDS encoding aconitase family protein — MQIAKPAILKPGLTLDTLPTPRPADLAGSDASRSIRGTALILWDPRKPGKKLDAIDTDQITPAADCVSESLETLDERWKAGSFRYLMPDFRARVHKGETFVIAGDRFAIGSSREMSPAGLKAIAEEVGLEMVIICGHNMGDIFRRNSFNLGLHVVQSPEAVADAKDGDAFTFETGSRQIVNLTQGRTYTPVPLSAKEDEIRQSGGIFAVGRREFRSSVERTPEVIFPDATLARTMSTTAQIVWAHRVDKDAEVAPGATLRVYADLLPASDGTAPFSIHTFNQITGGSSILPRQAAVANDHFVFTGKPDDDKQTGIGRQFAAFHDIKKPYYATPGDGIFHFYFPEQGLVVPGQFIPGADSHSRAYGAYGAVGMGVGSTTLGFGWSTGYIYFTMAKERRVTFRGKLSPWVTGKDIVLELLRRWGARQSQGMSVELVDADKQLPIAFRNTIANMMAEAEALNGIFAPDDITYAWYKAKGMTELPYPKFGCGPDASFEIDEELVLNEITPMIAKPFSPGNAFPAEEVARERIEFDKAMIGSCTNGSYDDLLSAALVLVAARAKGLTKVQKELVVFPGSGGVKLLIERPDPRLGGESIADVFRNVGGQIRASWCGPCFGQGSDALEKGQRAITSFNRNWQNRMGLGGEGYLASPSVVAASALAGYMAPPTELGLLWDPEKYGV, encoded by the coding sequence ATGCAGATTGCGAAACCCGCCATCCTGAAGCCGGGCCTCACCCTTGATACCTTGCCCACGCCGCGTCCTGCCGACTTGGCCGGCAGCGACGCCAGCCGGAGCATTCGCGGCACGGCGCTGATCCTCTGGGATCCCAGGAAGCCCGGCAAGAAACTCGACGCCATTGATACCGACCAAATCACGCCGGCGGCCGACTGCGTCTCGGAAAGCCTGGAGACGCTCGATGAACGCTGGAAGGCCGGCTCGTTTCGCTACCTGATGCCCGACTTCCGCGCCCGCGTCCACAAGGGCGAGACGTTCGTGATTGCCGGTGACCGGTTCGCGATTGGCAGCTCGCGCGAGATGTCGCCGGCCGGCCTCAAGGCGATCGCTGAAGAGGTCGGCCTCGAGATGGTGATCATCTGCGGCCACAACATGGGCGACATCTTCCGCCGCAACTCGTTCAACCTCGGCCTGCACGTCGTGCAAAGTCCCGAGGCGGTGGCCGATGCGAAAGACGGCGACGCGTTCACGTTCGAAACCGGCTCGCGCCAGATCGTCAACCTCACGCAGGGCAGGACCTACACGCCGGTGCCGCTCAGCGCAAAGGAAGACGAGATTCGGCAGAGCGGCGGCATCTTCGCTGTCGGCCGCCGCGAGTTCCGCTCGTCGGTCGAGCGCACACCCGAGGTGATCTTTCCGGACGCGACGCTCGCGCGCACCATGTCCACCACCGCGCAGATCGTGTGGGCGCACCGGGTGGACAAGGACGCAGAGGTCGCGCCGGGCGCGACGCTGCGGGTGTACGCCGATCTGCTGCCGGCGTCCGACGGCACGGCGCCGTTCTCGATCCACACCTTCAACCAGATCACCGGCGGCAGTTCGATCCTGCCGCGCCAGGCCGCCGTCGCCAACGATCACTTCGTCTTCACCGGCAAGCCAGACGATGACAAGCAGACGGGGATTGGGCGGCAGTTCGCGGCGTTTCACGACATCAAGAAGCCGTACTACGCCACGCCCGGCGACGGCATCTTCCACTTCTATTTTCCCGAGCAGGGTCTGGTCGTGCCGGGGCAGTTCATTCCCGGCGCCGACTCGCACAGCCGCGCCTATGGCGCGTACGGCGCCGTCGGCATGGGCGTCGGCTCGACCACGCTCGGCTTCGGCTGGTCCACCGGCTACATCTACTTCACGATGGCGAAGGAACGGCGCGTGACGTTCCGCGGCAAGCTGAGCCCGTGGGTGACCGGCAAGGACATCGTGCTCGAGTTGCTACGCCGGTGGGGCGCCAGGCAGTCGCAGGGCATGTCGGTGGAACTGGTGGACGCCGACAAGCAGCTGCCGATCGCGTTCCGCAACACCATTGCGAACATGATGGCCGAGGCTGAAGCGCTGAACGGCATTTTCGCTCCGGACGACATCACCTATGCCTGGTACAAGGCCAAGGGCATGACCGAGCTGCCGTATCCGAAGTTCGGCTGCGGGCCCGACGCGAGCTTCGAGATCGATGAGGAACTCGTGCTGAACGAGATCACGCCAATGATTGCCAAGCCGTTCAGCCCGGGCAACGCGTTCCCGGCCGAAGAGGTCGCGCGCGAGCGGATCGAGTTCGACAAGGCGATGATCGGTTCGTGCACCAACGGCAGCTACGACGACCTGCTGTCGGCGGCGCTGGTGCTGGTCGCGGCGCGCGCGAAGGGACTGACGAAGGTCCAGAAAGAACTGGTGGTGTTCCCCGGCTCCGGCGGCGTCAAGCTGCTGATCGAGCGGCCGGATCCGCGGCTGGGCGGCGAGTCGATCGCCGATGTCTTCCGCAACGTCGGCGGCCAGATCCGCGCGTCGTGGTGCGGACCCTGCTTCGGGCAGGGCAGCGATGCCCTCGAGAAGGGCCAGCGCGCGATCACCTCGTTCAATCGCAACTGGCAGAACCGGATGGGACTGGGCGGCGAAGGCTATCTCGCCTCGCCATCGGTGGTGGCAGCGTCGGCGCTGGCGGGCTACATGGCGCCGCCGACCGAACTCGGGTTGCTCTGGGATCCCGAAAAGTACGGCGTGTAA
- a CDS encoding OsmC family protein: protein MAHLYPIRMTWTGNTGTGTAHYKGYERTHEYSVPGKPVIPGSSDPAFRGDATRYNPEELLVMSLSSCHMLWYLHLCAEAGVVVTEYVDDAVGTMVEVKETGGHFTEVILRPLATLQAGSDAALAAQLHEKAHHLCFVANSVNFPVRCEPSFRSA from the coding sequence ATGGCCCACCTTTACCCCATTCGCATGACCTGGACGGGCAACACCGGCACGGGGACCGCGCACTACAAGGGCTACGAGCGGACCCACGAGTATTCGGTCCCGGGCAAACCGGTGATTCCTGGTTCGTCAGACCCCGCGTTCCGCGGCGACGCCACGCGCTACAACCCTGAAGAACTGCTGGTCATGTCGCTGTCGTCGTGCCACATGCTCTGGTATCTCCACCTCTGCGCCGAGGCCGGCGTCGTGGTGACTGAGTACGTGGATGACGCGGTGGGGACGATGGTCGAAGTGAAGGAGACGGGCGGTCACTTCACGGAAGTGATCCTGCGTCCGCTGGCGACGCTCCAGGCGGGCAGCGATGCGGCGCTGGCGGCGCAACTTCACGAGAAAGCGCACCACCTGTGCTTCGTCGCCAACTCGGTGAACTTCCCGGTCCGCTGCGAACCGTCCTTTCGGTCCGCCTAA
- a CDS encoding serine hydrolase: MKPVVALLALGLASFSTAEQTTPLGALLTRVAAEFPGTAGIWVKHLTTGEAAGVRDEELLNSASVIKIPVLVLAFQMAERGEIKLDERVTVRKEDIRGGSGIFRHHDAGLQPTFRDVLLQMIITSDNTATDLAIARVGGVARVNAWLKEQGYGEGLKLTQTTGELFAKYNALKPTDDRNGKTNSDRSYWLGEISARATGQMLEAIEKKTIASAASCDEMLRMLRAQLAGQRRLNHYLSVPVAHKTGDFPPVLANDVGIIYARSGPIVVSFLGNAITGNYGEAEDRIGRFAQQLVEYFDK; encoded by the coding sequence GTGAAACCTGTCGTTGCGCTGCTGGCGCTCGGCCTGGCCTCGTTTTCAACGGCCGAGCAAACAACGCCGCTCGGCGCGCTGCTCACGCGCGTGGCCGCAGAGTTCCCAGGGACCGCCGGCATCTGGGTGAAGCACCTCACCACCGGCGAGGCCGCGGGCGTGCGTGACGAAGAACTGCTGAACAGCGCCAGCGTCATCAAGATCCCGGTCCTGGTGCTGGCGTTCCAGATGGCCGAGCGCGGCGAGATCAAGCTGGACGAGCGCGTCACCGTCCGCAAAGAAGACATCCGCGGCGGCTCCGGCATCTTCCGACACCACGACGCCGGCCTGCAGCCGACCTTTCGCGACGTCCTGCTGCAGATGATCATCACCAGCGACAACACCGCCACCGACCTGGCGATCGCCAGGGTGGGCGGCGTCGCGCGCGTCAACGCGTGGCTGAAGGAACAGGGGTACGGCGAGGGCTTGAAGCTGACGCAGACCACCGGCGAGCTGTTCGCGAAGTACAACGCGCTCAAGCCGACCGATGATCGTAATGGCAAGACCAATAGCGATCGATCGTACTGGCTGGGTGAAATCAGCGCCCGGGCGACCGGCCAGATGCTCGAGGCGATCGAGAAGAAGACCATCGCCTCGGCGGCCAGTTGCGACGAGATGTTGCGAATGCTGCGCGCCCAGCTGGCCGGGCAGCGCCGCCTGAATCACTATCTCTCGGTGCCCGTCGCGCACAAGACCGGCGATTTCCCGCCGGTGCTGGCCAACGATGTCGGCATCATCTACGCGCGTTCCGGACCGATCGTCGTGTCGTTTCTGGGCAACGCGATTACCGGCAACTACGGCGAGGCCGAAGACCGCATCGGCCGCTTCGCGCAACAGCTAGTGGAGTATTTCGACAAATGA